The genomic segment tttaaggGAGAGTTCAAGCTCACATATTACTTGTGACTTTTCTTGACCCCAGTTTCAATGAATCTCTAATACTGTCTAAGAAAATGTTTCCAAACCCTTCCTCTTCaccatttttaatatttcttcttgctttttttaaatgaatagttTATTATTTTACATTGATTATGAAGAAGTatatgagagagaaagagagagaagcaaaaaaAATTGTGAGTTAGattccacaaatatttttaaataatttaatgttGAAGGGTTTCAGCATAATAAACTAATGCTTTACACATTTGCAAGGGGCCCAGACTGAAGCCAAGATTCTGCCTCTAAAGATTCAAATTTAACACTATGGAAGTCTGCCCTTTTATGCTCTATAAATGACAAAGCGAATGACAAAGCCACATGGGTGAGTGTCATGAGTCTTCTGGGGCAAGTTCATATTAATTCTGTGACTTACACTCAGAATAGGCTCATCTTACTATATAATGGAAGGaattaaggagccttggtaggcTGGAGTAAAAGACAAACCTCTGTCTTTCTCTTGGGGACTtgtgatgtgtgtgtatgtgtgtgcacatgtgtgcacatgtttgtgtgtgtgtgtttgaaaagGTCAGGGTGGCTGTGTTCTAAGTAGAGCATATGTGCTGTGGGACTCCTTTACAGGGTAGAAGTAGGCTACAGATTGTGAATACAGCAGTGAGACTAAGAAGCTTTTGGAAACCGTTGAATGCTGACCTGGATTTGGGTCTGCAGCTCTGAATATAACCACAtttatcatttattcatttttgtaaCTTATTTTTGTCTGGTATGCCTGAACTTTCATGTGTAGTTACAACTTGCAGCCTTGACCCCGCAGAGTTGTGAGTTATAGAAGGAGACTCTATTTCACTCTTTAGGAATCTAAGTAGCAATACTGAGAGCAGCAATCCCTTCCTTGAAGGCAGGAAGATGGCAGTTGCAGCAATTGCAAGCACAAAAAAGTGACTCTTAAGTCATTCATGGCAGAAGGAGGCATCAGGAAAAGGACAAAATAGAAGAACTTACAGAACCATTTCTGAGCATAAGATATGATAGGGAAAGTCTTAAGAAGGTGCTAATTCCAGGCAATCATGCTtacaaagattgcagccttgataAGTTTGCACCTCACagagaaatataaaattattctGTATTAATATTTAGTAAGGCTTTGAGTAGATTTTCCATGACACCAGATTTCTGCAAAATAGATGTCCAAACTTGCCCCGAAGTCCTCCTTCTTTCACATATACATGCCCGATCTTTGATATCAGGGGTGTGGAATTGAGTCTTAAACATAGCCAGAATGTGAAGTAATGATAAGGCTAATTCATGTTTCAATTttatgaaatgaaaattaaaattctaaaggtcaaagcaatttttttttaacatttagagcatttgaaatatttctttttccatAATTCATAATGTGGAATCTAGTCCCGTGATAGATTGTTGATTAGATCCTCATTGCTTCAAGGTTTtagacaataaaaatatttaaattttattccttccttccctctgatTTTTTATGGGCATGTAATGCTGACCTAACTGCTAAGTATCTAGATACTAATCAAGTCTTTTCAAAACATCTGTACATAATCAGGGTGAGATAGATGAGGCTTGGGACAGGTAAACAGAGTGAGGAATCTATTTTTTTTGTAGTCAGTGATGGAGAAAGCATTTTTGGAGATGGAGCAATGGAAAGGGGAATTTTGCCAATTTCTTTGGAACAATTACAAAAAGAGAAATCTTTCCTTTCTGATTATCCTAAATAATATTTTTGTAGTCAGAGCTTCACAGTGTTAATGCTAGAAGAATGGAAGATACCGGTTAAATATTTGTTGCCAGTGAGgataaaggagaaagaaagataaTTCTAGACACTGGAATCAGGAGACCATACCTGAATTAGGAGGTAATTCTGAGGACGGTAAAATATGGTAACTAAAAGAAGTATAATCCTTTCCTTTCTGAAAGGAACTGGGGATTCAGGAAAGAAGTAAACTTCAGAAAGTAAAGATGATGAAATGTGGAGAAAACAACAACCAGGGCCCTTTTGGAACTCTAATATCCTACCCTGAGCTGAGAGATGCTGCTGCTTTTGCTTTTTGTGTTGAATATATAATAGCAAGGAGCAGATCTCTACACTACAGAAGCTTTTCCTAGCCTGAGAAGTTACCATTtattaaagggggaaaaaatggaggTGAGGGggaatctatagagacagaacaGTAAATTTAGTAAAAGAGAgtttaaacacacaaaaatacataaagaaaatgaatgagTGTGAGATTATGAGTAATAAATTTTGAACAAGTAATTATTATAAAAACAGAATTCTTAGTCACCTAGGAGAAAAGGTGATCTGAGCAAAGATTGGAATACTTTTCCACTTTCCTACCTGTCCTGTAAAATTATAAAGAAACTCCTCTGTCCCATCAAATACTTTCCCAGACCAGTCAAGGCAGGAACACTAAAATGGCCCTCTATAGCCTCCCCTTTGAAACAAAAGTGTTACTCACAACTTGTGATTTTAACTGACTTTTACTTGTTCGTATTTCCTACGGCAATGAGAGCTCTCTATGTTTCCATCTTTGGATCCCCAAAGCCTAATACAGTGACTATTGCACAGGGCAttcttcatttatatttattctaTTTTCAATGATCACGTATTTGGTTAAATgaccaaagaaagaaagaaacaaataaacaaatgaatgaatattaattttcttaCCAGGAGAATTTAATGCAAATCAGGAGAAGGAAAACATGTTTAGAACTTTCACAGATGTTTCATTCATTCTATCCTTGTAATTATCTTGCATATTCTAGAAACACAGGAATAGCTCCATCCAATTACTCCTAAACTGGACCATAGTGGGTAATTCCTTTCtactttctgggcctcagtttcctcatttgtataaTAACAGAATTGGAGAGTAAATTCTTAAGAGGCTTACCAGGCTGTAATtctaaaaaaaatgcataaataaaCGTGCCAAGGCAGATGTTTTTAGCAGCAATTCCTGAAAGAAACGGGACCAGGAGATAAGTAGAGAAAGAGTGAAGGTCTGAAATCAAACTAATAAGACAGTCCCAGACTGTCAAGGAGAGGTATGGCTGTCATCATTCAGGCCTCACCCTGCAGAACCACACCCTGGCCTTGGCCAATCTGCTCACAAGAGCAAAAAGGGCAGGACCAGGGTTGGGCATATAAGGAAGAGTAGTGCCAGCTGCTGTTTACACTCACTTCTGACACAACTGTGTTGACTAGCAACTACCCAATCAGACACCATGGTGAATCTGACTGCTGCTGAGAAGACACAAGTCACCAACCTGTGGGGCAAGGTGAATGTGAAAGAGCTTGGTGGTGAGGCCCTGAGCAGGTTTGTATCTAGGTTGCAAGGTAGACTTAAGGAGGGTTGAGTGGGGCTGGGCATGTGGAGACAGAACAGTCTCCCAGTTTCTGACAGGCACTGACTTCCTCTGCACCCTGTGGTGCTTTCACCTTCAGGCTGCTGGTGGTCTACCCATGGACCCGGAGGTTCTTTGAACACTTTGGGGACCTGTCCACTGCTGAAGCTGTCCTGCACAACGCTAAAGTGCTGGCCCATGGCGAGAAAGTGTTGACCTCCTTTGGTGAGGGCCTGAAGCACCTGGACAACCTCAAGGGCACCTTTGCCGATCTGAGCGAGCTGCACTGTGACAAGCTGCACGTGGATCCTGAGAATTTCAGGGTGAGTCTAGGAgacattctattttttcttttcgcTTTGTAGTCTTTCACTGTGATTATTTTGCTTATTTGAATTTCCTCTGTATCTCTTTTTACTCGACTATGTTTCATCATTTAGTGCTTTTTCAACTTATACCATTTTGTATTACTTTTCTTtcaatattcttccttttttcctgacTCACATTCTTGCTTTATATCATGCTCTTTATTTAATTTCCTGCGTTTTTGCTCTTGCTCTCCCTTTCTCCTAATTTCCTTCCCTCTGAACAGTACCCAGATTGTGCATACCACCTCTCATCCACTATTTCTGCACTGGGGCAaatccccacccctcctccatATGAGGGTTGGAAAGGACTGAATCAAAGAGGAGAGGATCATCGTGCTGTTCTAGAGTCTGTGATTCATTTCAGACTTGAAGGATAACTTGAATAATATAAAATCAGGAGTAAATGGAGAGGAAAGTCAGTATCTGAGAATGAAAGATCAGAAGGTCATAGACGAGATGGGGAGCAGAAGTTACTAAGAAACTGACCATTGTGGCTATAATTAATCACTTAATTAGTTAATTAATATGTTTGTTATTTATTCACGTTTTTCATTTTGGTGGGAGTAAATTTGGGCTAGTGTGTGGGCAACATAAATGGGTTTCACCCCATTGTCTCAGAGGCCAAGCTGGATTGCTTTGTTAACCATGTCTGTGTATGTATCTACCTCTTCCCCATAGCTCCTGGGCAATGTGCTGGTGATTGTCCTGGCCCGCCACTTTGGCAAGGAATTCACCCCAGATGTTCAGGCTGCCTATGAGAAGGTTGTGGCTGGTGTGGCGAATGCCCTGGCTCACAAATACCACTGAGATCCTGGCCTGTTCCTGGTATCCATCGGAAGCCCCATTTCCCGAGATGCTATCTCTGAATTTGGGAAAATAATGCCAACTCTCAAGGGCATCTCTTCTGCCTAATAAAGTACTTTCAGCTCAACTTtctgattcatttattttatttctcagtCACTCTTGTGGTGGGGGAAGTTCCCAAGGCTCTATGGACAGAGAGCTCTTGTGCCTTATAGGAAAAGTTCAAGGGAAATTGGAAAATAAAGGGAACCATACACAGATATTAATGGGAACAATTCTACTTCAAAGGCATAAAGATTGGGAAGGTTTGGCAAATAGGATACTGGTACTACAGGGATTCCATGGGCCTCAGGCCTAAGACATAGCCCCAGGGCTAACTTTCAGATTCAATTCCAGAAATTACTCACAAAATAATGGATTCATTTAGAGGTGTCACGGTTACAGAAAACATTGTTTTATTTCCTTACTTCCTATTGCTCTTGCCTGTGCATTTTAGCCCACAATCTATACACTTTCAAGTCTTCCTACTCTGAGGAACCATCCTTCTTCTGTTACTGGGCCTATAACACCTCCAAAAATAATCTTTATTTCTCGTTTAGCTCATTTCTGTGGGAGTTCAATGCTCACATATTACTTATGACTTCTCCTGACCCCAGTTTCAATGAACTTTCCAATACTGTTCCAAACCCCTCTCCCCaacatttttttaacattttttcttgcttttttgtcttttttttaataaaattgtttattatttttcaatgattatgaagatgtgtgtgtgagcgtgtgtggaTGGGTGGATGTGTGTGTCAGAAAGGTGCAAAAATTATATTTAGTTAGATtccataaaaaattttaaaaatatttaatttaatatTGAGGGATTACAATATAATAAACTAATGCTTTACACATTTGTAAGGGATCCAGACTGAAGCCAAGATTCTGACTCTAAACGTtcaaaaaaattactttttagttttcatttatttattttattgtgcttcaggtgaaagttggaaccctgctggctcagtggttaagagctgggctgctaaccacaggtcagcagtttgaatccaccagcagctccttagaaacactatgcggcagttcaactctgtcctgtaggatcactctAATTCAGAATccactcattggcaatgggttaagTGAAAGCCTactgaacaaattagtttctcattcaaaatgtatacacaaattatttcatgacattggttgcagtccacacaatgtgtcagcattcttcccCTTTCCAGCCCAGTTTCCCATTTCCatctgtccagttttcctgtcccctcttgctttctcgtctttgcttttgaccaagtgttgcccttttggcctcatatgcttgattgaactgagaagcacgttactcacatgtgttattgcttgttttataaaaaaacaaaaaaaaaggcctgtctaatttttggctgaaagatgagctTCAGGAGTGGCTTGAGTTCTGAGTTAGAAAAGTATCTGGATGCCATGCTctccagggtttctccaatctctgagagaccagtaagcctggtcttcttcttgaatttgaattttgttctacggttttctcccattctactgTGGCCCCTCTCAGAGCTACCaatggttgtagccaggtacatctagttctttgggctcaggctggtggagtccgTGGGTCATGTAGTCcacttgtcctttggactaatattttccttatatctttggttttcttcattctcctttgctccggacatGTTGGGACCAATAGATCTATCTTAGACAGCTGCTTACTggtttttaagactccagatgctactcagcaaagtaggatgtggaacaatttctttatgaataatgttatgccaattgacataaatGTCCCTGCAGACCACGgttctcagccctcagccccagtaactcagtccctcaagttgttcggatatgtctaggaagcttctatgattaTGCCTTTTTGTGCTCTACTATATATATGAATATGCGTGCTGTACATACAAATGTGTGTGTAAAATATCCACAGCCTAACCTATATATGTACATGGGTATGCTCCTATATGTCCTCCTTCCCCTACTCCGTGTATGTATCTGCCTATGTATCTGCTAGTAAGTTATTTGTTTTTACCATTGTTGTAGGTTTGTATATGCTATAATATTTACTGtggttcctctttttttttttcttatgctcCTCTAAGTGTATTTCTTTGCCttcatcaagttgtgctgacttcccctccattgtgtattgtctttcccttcaccaaagttaacacttgtctaatATCTAGTTAGTGACTGCCCCCCTCCCAACCATCCCTTAATTCAGGTAATGTCCTGAAGCACCTGGACTACTTCAGGGGCACCTTTGCCCAGCTAAGTAAGCTGCACTGTAACAAGCTGCACATGTATCCTGAGAACTTCAGGGTGAGTCTATGGGAATCAGTGCTCTCCTCCTCCTGTGGTCAAGCTCATGTCATCAGGGGGAGGGCTCAGGTCAGAATGAGAAAGAGGTGTTCTAGTTGTATTATCACAGCCTCATCAGGACCTTTTAGTTTCTTTAACCCTCTTTGCTCACAACCATTGTTCCCTCTTGTCTCATTctcgtttttctctttttcttctctacaaTTTCtcccctctttattttttaaattgaacttttttattttgagtttgttttctttaaatccacttttttttttaatttctatactTTCTTTAATCTATTCTTTTCAAGACAAGGAGAATTAGAATGAATCATTGTGACTTTACATGGGTCtaaaaaataacagcaataacttAAGGTCTGGGATAAGATGGGTTGTGAGGaatatttctatatataaatTCAGGGTG from the Loxodonta africana isolate mLoxAfr1 chromosome 7, mLoxAfr1.hap2, whole genome shotgun sequence genome contains:
- the HBB/D gene encoding hemoglobin subunit delta, whose amino-acid sequence is MVNLTAAEKTQVTNLWGKVNVKELGGEALSRLLVVYPWTRRFFEHFGDLSTAEAVLHNAKVLAHGEKVLTSFGEGLKHLDNLKGTFADLSELHCDKLHVDPENFRLLGNVLVIVLARHFGKEFTPDVQAAYEKVVAGVANALAHKYH